One Roseimaritima multifibrata DNA window includes the following coding sequences:
- a CDS encoding DUF4129 domain-containing protein: protein MNRFSIQRILPHCMFHLPHDLTGRWIACVLVGVFLWASASPAQDHSVGKVVVPDWMETGTYAWMIPQGDSVPSDQDVEQRLQQAIGDTNWYDSNNDRAVPISVKESTEDTEHRTSRWLPRPEKIRSNRALPNVPTATGPNISGAGNIVGWTIMGLLGIVLIGLLIYVFSKVETELEISGKGSGSKHDRRFKEETLADRIEQLPAEVRQQGSDLRGEAERQMHAGNFQQAIICLFGHQLLQLDRQHLLRLTRGKTNHQYVSETSSHPQACEVLRETVATFEASYFGRHSISLQRFQFLWEQNLLLEKWLMERRERTT, encoded by the coding sequence ATGAATCGATTTTCGATCCAGCGAATCTTGCCACACTGCATGTTTCACTTGCCCCATGATCTGACTGGCAGGTGGATAGCCTGTGTCCTGGTCGGTGTTTTTCTTTGGGCTTCTGCCTCTCCAGCCCAAGATCATTCCGTTGGCAAGGTAGTGGTCCCCGATTGGATGGAAACAGGAACCTATGCGTGGATGATTCCGCAAGGCGATTCAGTTCCTTCCGATCAAGATGTCGAACAACGTCTGCAGCAAGCGATCGGCGATACGAATTGGTACGATTCGAATAACGATCGAGCGGTTCCCATCTCGGTCAAAGAGAGCACCGAAGATACCGAACACCGGACAAGTCGCTGGCTACCACGACCTGAAAAAATACGAAGCAATCGTGCGTTGCCAAATGTCCCCACCGCTACAGGACCTAACATCAGCGGTGCGGGCAACATTGTCGGCTGGACGATCATGGGGTTGCTGGGGATCGTGCTGATTGGTTTGTTGATTTACGTTTTCAGCAAAGTCGAAACGGAATTAGAAATTTCTGGCAAAGGATCCGGCTCGAAACACGATCGACGATTCAAAGAAGAAACGCTGGCCGACCGTATTGAGCAACTACCTGCCGAAGTGCGACAGCAAGGAAGCGATCTTCGCGGTGAGGCCGAACGTCAGATGCACGCGGGGAATTTCCAACAAGCCATCATTTGCCTATTTGGCCACCAACTGCTGCAACTAGACCGCCAACACCTTCTCCGCTTAACTCGCGGAAAAACAAACCACCAATACGTCAGCGAAACCTCTTCGCATCCGCAAGCGTGCGAAGTTCTACGTGAGACCGTTGCTACGTTTGAAGCCTCGTATTTCGGACGCCACTCCATCTCGCTTCAGCGATTCCAGTTCCTTTGGGAACAAAACCTTCTGTTAGAGAAATGGTTAATGGAACGACGGGAGAGGACTACCTAA
- a CDS encoding AAA family ATPase, which yields MRELFDSIRGEVRKLYVGQDELLLGTLTALFSGGHVLIESVPGLGKTLFVRALGKILGCQFGRVQFTADLMPSDITGAPVFDLKDSEFRFRAGPIFTQLLLADEINRSPAKTHAALLEVMQEYRVTVDGTSHPVPRPFLVLATQNPLESEGTYNLPEAQLDRFMFKLRVDYPTAQEEMNILKMHSEQVDLNQRLDQEVQTVTNPESLMKAIRQCSEVRIEDGLTDYINKIVRMTREWKAFHIGASPRAGIALMQASRTLAAFSGRDFATPDDVIEIALPALRHRVQLTAEAEVEGRFVDDELRNLIRGIPVPRD from the coding sequence ATGCGCGAACTATTCGATTCCATTCGCGGTGAAGTTCGAAAACTGTACGTCGGCCAGGACGAACTGCTACTTGGAACGCTCACAGCGCTCTTTAGCGGTGGACATGTTCTGATCGAAAGTGTTCCCGGACTGGGAAAGACCCTGTTCGTGCGTGCCCTGGGAAAGATCTTGGGATGTCAATTTGGACGCGTTCAATTTACCGCCGACTTGATGCCATCCGACATCACAGGTGCCCCGGTTTTTGACCTCAAGGATTCCGAATTTCGCTTCCGCGCAGGGCCGATTTTCACTCAGCTGTTATTGGCCGATGAAATCAACCGCTCGCCAGCGAAAACGCATGCGGCTTTGCTGGAAGTCATGCAGGAATACCGAGTCACCGTCGATGGAACCAGCCATCCGGTCCCACGGCCCTTTTTGGTACTGGCCACCCAGAACCCGCTGGAGAGCGAGGGAACGTACAACCTTCCCGAAGCCCAGTTAGACCGGTTCATGTTCAAACTTCGCGTCGACTACCCAACGGCGCAAGAGGAGATGAACATCCTGAAGATGCATTCTGAGCAAGTTGACTTGAATCAACGTCTGGACCAAGAGGTCCAGACAGTCACGAATCCTGAATCGTTAATGAAAGCGATTCGGCAGTGCAGCGAAGTGCGGATCGAAGATGGTTTAACCGACTACATCAACAAGATCGTCCGTATGACTCGCGAATGGAAAGCTTTTCATATCGGAGCTTCACCGCGAGCGGGTATCGCATTGATGCAAGCTTCCAGAACTTTGGCGGCGTTTTCTGGACGCGATTTCGCGACGCCGGACGACGTCATCGAAATCGCGTTGCCTGCACTTCGCCACCGAGTCCAATTGACCGCCGAAGCGGAAGTTGAAGGGCGGTTTGTTGACGATGAACTGAGAAACCTAATTCGCGGGATCCCTGTTCCACGCGATTGA
- a CDS encoding DUF1207 domain-containing protein, whose translation MGTKAAAQSYDTFDPYQQSHPCEPAPLDFSPSDLTWMNEGATQQAWDTHGPALGWEPLPAGTIYPLYLADVKASRMAGVWSGGDEGLVDGTLGGRFGLLRHNQGGEGPYMRGMQIDTEGSANVRLIPGENMDVKSVDFRAGVPVSFGFGRLHTRFGYYHLSSHVGDEYLLKRPDFNRLNFSRDVLFIGAGYWLTPATRIYGEAGWAFYSDISKEWEFMFGIERAPRFATGMRGQPFYAIQGHLREELDFGGHFNSQIGWAWRRNASSGLFRIGLQYFNGKSQQYSFYQQNEQQLGFGLWYDY comes from the coding sequence ATGGGAACCAAAGCGGCGGCGCAGTCATACGACACTTTCGATCCATACCAGCAGTCGCATCCTTGTGAACCAGCGCCGCTTGATTTCTCACCTTCCGACCTTACCTGGATGAATGAAGGGGCAACGCAACAAGCGTGGGATACACACGGCCCGGCCCTTGGCTGGGAACCGCTGCCCGCTGGCACGATCTATCCGCTCTATCTTGCGGACGTCAAAGCGTCACGGATGGCCGGCGTTTGGTCAGGAGGAGACGAAGGCCTTGTCGATGGAACCTTAGGGGGACGCTTCGGTTTGTTGCGACACAATCAAGGTGGCGAAGGACCGTACATGCGTGGGATGCAGATCGATACCGAAGGGTCCGCCAACGTCCGCTTGATTCCAGGTGAAAACATGGATGTTAAGAGCGTCGATTTCCGAGCCGGCGTCCCGGTCTCATTTGGTTTCGGAAGGCTACACACACGCTTCGGATACTATCACCTAAGTTCGCACGTTGGGGATGAGTACCTTTTAAAACGCCCGGATTTTAATCGTCTAAATTTTAGCCGCGACGTCCTCTTCATCGGGGCAGGGTACTGGCTGACGCCGGCAACTCGAATCTACGGAGAGGCCGGCTGGGCGTTTTACAGTGACATCAGTAAAGAATGGGAGTTCATGTTCGGGATCGAACGTGCACCTCGATTTGCAACTGGCATGCGAGGCCAACCATTCTACGCGATTCAAGGACATCTCCGCGAAGAGCTGGACTTTGGCGGTCACTTCAACAGCCAGATCGGCTGGGCGTGGCGTCGGAATGCCTCGTCCGGTCTGTTCCGAATTGGACTGCAGTACTTCAATGGCAAAAGCCAACAGTACTCGTTCTACCAGCAAAATGAACAGCAGCTTGGATTCGGTCTGTGGTACGACTACTAA
- a CDS encoding carbon starvation CstA family protein, with amino-acid sequence MTTLLVAVASMLGFIVAYNTYGKWLAKYLFGLTDKNVTPSHEMRDDVDFVPTRRSVIFGHHFTSIAGTGPIVGPALAVFWGWLPALLWVIFGSILIGGVHDLAALVISLRNRGQTIGEVAGRLISPRAKLLFLIVLAAALTIVLAVFGLVIATVFSIYPESVLSVWVAMPVAVVIGLWVYRRGGGLLAPSLIGLALLYAAVYIGAYYLPIDLKHIFPTENHFWNPKVVWTLILLVYAFAASVLPVWLLLQPRDYINSQQLYVALGLLVIGLGMASVTGSADLFNSAPAIAQNVPAGAPPMLPFLFITIACGACSGFHCLVSSGTTSKQIACETDAQAVGYGAMLLEGALAVIVILACCAGVGMGPIIRNNVDGVIRYENQMDAEGVAVTGTAAWAEYYRADGKWSDHTLGKKLAAFVDGGANFISTIGVPLQLSIAIMAVLVASFAATTLDTATRLQRYVLQELGTTLHVKPLQNKYVATSVAVGVAALIAFQGGDKPGAGGLLLWPLFGATNQLLAGLALMVAFFYLTRRGKPLAVIGIPMVIMMLMPAWAMGYNLAFDWIEQRNWLLIAFGIGTLALQVWMIAEGVILWRSARGVLETQLPPLKKPSGN; translated from the coding sequence ATGACGACTCTTCTGGTAGCTGTGGCCTCCATGCTCGGGTTTATCGTTGCCTATAACACGTACGGAAAGTGGTTGGCAAAGTACCTGTTTGGGCTGACGGATAAAAATGTCACTCCCAGTCACGAAATGCGGGACGATGTCGATTTTGTCCCGACCCGTCGCTCCGTTATTTTCGGTCATCACTTCACTAGTATCGCCGGAACGGGGCCGATCGTCGGTCCGGCTTTGGCGGTTTTCTGGGGTTGGCTACCGGCTCTTTTGTGGGTCATTTTTGGATCGATCCTGATCGGCGGCGTCCACGATTTGGCAGCTCTGGTTATTTCCCTTCGCAACCGAGGCCAGACGATTGGCGAAGTTGCCGGGCGATTGATTTCGCCTCGAGCCAAATTGCTTTTCCTGATCGTGTTGGCCGCCGCACTGACGATCGTCTTGGCGGTCTTTGGATTGGTGATTGCGACGGTTTTTTCGATCTATCCCGAATCGGTGCTGAGCGTATGGGTGGCGATGCCAGTGGCTGTGGTGATCGGGCTTTGGGTCTATCGCCGCGGTGGAGGCCTCTTGGCGCCAAGTCTGATTGGGTTGGCGTTGTTGTATGCGGCGGTCTACATCGGGGCGTATTACCTCCCGATTGATTTGAAACATATCTTTCCGACCGAAAATCATTTCTGGAATCCAAAGGTTGTCTGGACGCTGATCCTGTTGGTCTACGCCTTTGCCGCTTCGGTATTGCCCGTTTGGTTGCTGCTGCAGCCGCGTGACTATATCAACAGCCAGCAGTTGTACGTGGCCCTTGGCTTGCTGGTGATTGGGCTTGGAATGGCATCGGTTACCGGCAGTGCCGACCTCTTCAATTCGGCTCCTGCGATCGCGCAAAACGTTCCTGCCGGAGCCCCCCCGATGCTTCCGTTTTTGTTTATTACGATTGCATGTGGTGCGTGTAGCGGATTTCACTGCCTGGTCAGTAGTGGGACAACCAGTAAACAGATTGCCTGTGAAACCGATGCCCAAGCGGTTGGTTATGGTGCGATGCTGTTGGAGGGAGCGTTGGCAGTGATCGTTATCCTTGCCTGTTGTGCAGGCGTTGGGATGGGGCCGATCATCAGGAATAATGTCGATGGAGTCATCCGGTATGAAAACCAAATGGACGCCGAAGGAGTCGCCGTGACCGGGACCGCTGCGTGGGCTGAATACTATCGAGCCGACGGAAAGTGGAGTGATCACACGTTGGGGAAAAAACTGGCTGCGTTTGTGGATGGTGGAGCCAATTTTATCAGCACCATTGGCGTTCCTTTGCAGCTATCGATCGCAATCATGGCCGTTCTGGTCGCGAGTTTTGCTGCGACAACGCTCGATACGGCGACGCGTCTGCAGCGTTACGTGTTGCAGGAATTGGGGACGACGCTGCATGTCAAACCGCTGCAAAATAAGTACGTAGCGACTTCGGTTGCCGTCGGCGTCGCGGCACTCATTGCGTTTCAAGGGGGGGATAAGCCTGGAGCCGGAGGCCTGTTGCTGTGGCCGCTCTTTGGAGCAACCAATCAATTGCTCGCCGGATTGGCTTTGATGGTCGCCTTTTTCTACTTGACTCGTCGAGGCAAACCTTTGGCTGTCATCGGAATCCCGATGGTCATCATGATGCTGATGCCTGCCTGGGCGATGGGATACAACCTCGCATTCGATTGGATTGAACAGCGAAACTGGCTGTTGATCGCATTCGGGATCGGAACTTTGGCCCTGCAGGTTTGGATGATTGCTGAAGGAGTCATCCTCTGGCGATCGGCCCGAGGCGTATTAGAGACACAGTTGCCACCACTGAAAAAGCCAAGTGGAAACTAG
- a CDS encoding NAD(P)/FAD-dependent oxidoreductase, with protein sequence MNCPSAGTRHKDELPIITAQHPIAHVSNGAKAHVTDKIEKAIIIGSGPAAWSAAIYASRANLEPLVFEGANTEENRQQGTLPLGQLAQTTEVENYAGFPSGKLSQFVNSAIDDEQKYMLPPVEEEAHAVTGPELMNLMRQQARNFGTRVITDDVTATDLSKGPFTIETLENGTHRCHTLIIATGARANYLGLDSEDAYKNRGVSACAVCDGALPRFRNKPLVVVGGGDSAIEEASYLSKFASKVYLVVRRDELRASKIMQERLESTEKIEVLWNHEVEEVLGDDSQGVSAIRLRQNVENKENTVEAGGLFLAIGHTPNTSFLGDQVELTDKGYIRWTQSFRTATSVEGVFAAGDVADDYYRQAITSAGTGCMAALDAERLLADRNLL encoded by the coding sequence ATGAACTGCCCGTCGGCCGGTACTCGACACAAGGATGAACTGCCTATAATAACCGCGCAACACCCCATCGCCCACGTCTCCAACGGAGCTAAAGCCCACGTGACGGATAAAATCGAAAAAGCAATCATCATCGGAAGTGGTCCCGCCGCTTGGTCGGCCGCTATTTACGCTTCCCGAGCCAATTTGGAGCCTCTGGTCTTCGAAGGTGCCAACACGGAAGAAAACCGCCAACAGGGGACCCTCCCTCTAGGCCAGCTTGCCCAGACGACCGAAGTCGAAAACTACGCAGGATTTCCCTCGGGAAAACTGTCTCAGTTCGTCAATTCGGCGATCGATGACGAGCAAAAATACATGCTCCCTCCCGTCGAAGAGGAAGCGCACGCGGTCACCGGCCCCGAGCTGATGAACCTAATGCGGCAACAAGCCCGCAATTTTGGGACTCGAGTCATCACCGACGACGTGACGGCAACGGACCTAAGCAAAGGCCCGTTCACGATCGAAACCTTGGAAAACGGCACACACCGTTGCCATACGCTGATCATCGCAACCGGAGCTCGAGCCAATTACTTGGGCCTTGATTCAGAAGATGCTTACAAAAATCGCGGCGTCAGTGCCTGTGCGGTTTGCGACGGAGCGTTGCCTCGCTTCCGCAACAAACCCCTGGTCGTCGTCGGCGGTGGCGACAGCGCGATCGAAGAAGCCAGCTACCTAAGCAAATTCGCATCCAAAGTCTATTTGGTGGTCCGCCGCGACGAATTACGAGCTTCCAAAATCATGCAGGAACGCTTGGAAAGCACTGAGAAAATCGAAGTCCTTTGGAACCACGAAGTCGAAGAAGTGCTGGGCGACGACTCCCAAGGCGTTAGCGCGATCCGGCTTCGCCAAAATGTGGAAAACAAGGAAAATACCGTCGAAGCAGGTGGCCTATTCCTAGCCATCGGGCACACCCCAAACACCAGCTTCCTGGGCGATCAGGTCGAATTGACGGACAAAGGCTACATTCGCTGGACCCAATCCTTCCGCACCGCGACCAGCGTCGAAGGTGTCTTTGCGGCAGGTGATGTTGCCGACGACTACTATCGCCAGGCAATTACGTCCGCAGGAACCGGCTGCATGGCCGCTCTGGACGCTGAAAGATTGCTAGCCGACCGCAACTTGCTGTAA
- the msrA gene encoding peptide-methionine (S)-S-oxide reductase MsrA yields the protein MLTRESRKSLAIFLGLVLGGFVAAPSGHAQKTSGLMPREGEEVATLAGGCFWCTEAVFERMKGVNDVVSGYTGDPDVTNPNYQMVLSKRTKHAEAIQIFYDPNVVSYRQLLDVFFQIHNPMTLNQQGVDKGPQYRSAIFYHDEAQKAEAEKVIAKLNKSPKFRRPIVTEVTPVGQFHLAEEYHQDYFRKNPYQAYCQSTVAPKIRKFDNLFKDQVRTEGIGSR from the coding sequence GTGTTGACACGAGAATCAAGAAAATCACTGGCGATCTTCCTGGGACTCGTGCTCGGAGGATTTGTGGCTGCCCCCAGCGGGCACGCTCAAAAAACCTCTGGCCTGATGCCTCGCGAAGGAGAAGAAGTGGCGACACTGGCCGGTGGATGTTTCTGGTGCACCGAAGCTGTGTTCGAGCGAATGAAGGGAGTCAACGATGTCGTTTCCGGCTATACCGGAGACCCTGACGTGACGAACCCGAACTACCAGATGGTCCTTTCCAAGAGGACCAAACATGCCGAGGCGATCCAGATTTTCTACGACCCCAATGTTGTCTCTTACCGACAACTACTGGATGTCTTTTTTCAGATCCACAACCCGATGACCTTGAACCAGCAAGGTGTCGATAAAGGGCCGCAGTACCGCAGCGCAATCTTTTATCACGACGAAGCACAAAAAGCCGAAGCGGAAAAAGTGATCGCGAAACTAAACAAATCGCCAAAGTTCCGCAGACCGATTGTCACGGAAGTCACGCCCGTCGGGCAATTTCATTTGGCGGAAGAATATCATCAGGACTACTTCCGCAAAAACCCGTATCAAGCCTACTGCCAATCAACCGTCGCTCCCAAAATTCGAAAATTCGACAACCTGTTCAAAGACCAGGTTCGAACCGAAGGAATTGGCAGCCGGTAG
- the gyrA gene encoding DNA gyrase subunit A, protein MAPKLDLQHGFGESGQGGAGALRMIDLPIEDELRESYLTYAMSVIVSRALPDVRDGLKPSQRRILVAMNDLNLGPGSKRVKCAKISGDTSGNYHPHGESVIYPTLVRMAQEWNLRSMLIDKQGNFGSIAGLPPAAMRYTEARMSAVAAQMLDDLKFDTVDYIPTYDEVRTEPTVLPSRFPNLLVNGSGGIAVGMATSIPPHNPGEVCEALIRLIDNPDMTIAEIMTVMPGPDFPTGGIICGRSGIIRGYTTGRSTIQVRARCKIEEMKGNRFRIVVSEIPYQQARDRVIEKIAALVNDDRIKGISAIRDESDLKEPVRLVIELKRDADPDVVLNQLYQFSPLQDSFSVILLALVDGKPRELTVKEMLQEFLRHRLVVIRRRTQFLLNRARRRKHTVEGLLLALANIDEIIKTIRTSRTQPEAKKRLMQIECPAALMQRAIGDKGFEQFVEERGAADSYTLTSVQTDAILRMTLGQLVNLEQEKLGGEHAQLLEEILEYLDILGSQERIYGIIKDDLIEMQRRFGDKRRTEISTEELGNIDLEDLITEETMVVSISHRGYIKRTPATTYRAQRRGGKGLKGAKTEDEDPIEHLFVASTHAYLLFFTTTGKVRWQKVYDLPQLSRESRGRAIVNLLNLEENEQIAECLAIRDFDQPGHFIMMATREGLVKKTSLESYSRPKRGGIIAIKLREDDSLVDAAVVGPETEVVLVTKSGMAIRFAESDARSMGRNTSGVKGINLGKDDEIVGMVVADPDATLLTVCEKGYGKRTPFGPNAAADSDEENEEETSGSARYRTQRRGGKGLRDIRTSERNGNVVDIVRVTDDDEILMMTAKGKIQRVAAREISVIGRNTQGVRIMNLGDDDTLIAVVRVPAEEKEEEGATPEGVTPEGTASETGDVKAADSDAATEQAPAPEDSPEDDSESTEE, encoded by the coding sequence ATGGCCCCGAAACTAGATCTCCAACATGGCTTTGGGGAAAGCGGTCAAGGCGGAGCCGGTGCGCTTCGAATGATCGACCTGCCGATTGAAGATGAACTTCGCGAAAGCTACCTGACGTACGCGATGAGCGTCATCGTCAGTCGAGCCTTGCCGGATGTTCGTGACGGTCTGAAGCCAAGTCAGCGGCGAATCCTGGTCGCCATGAATGACTTGAATCTGGGCCCCGGATCCAAGCGTGTTAAATGCGCCAAAATTTCTGGTGATACGTCGGGTAACTATCACCCGCACGGTGAAAGCGTGATCTATCCGACTTTGGTCCGGATGGCTCAGGAGTGGAACCTGCGGAGCATGCTGATCGACAAGCAGGGGAACTTCGGTTCGATTGCCGGTCTGCCTCCGGCGGCTATGCGATATACCGAAGCAAGGATGTCCGCTGTCGCCGCTCAGATGCTGGATGACCTGAAATTCGATACGGTCGACTACATTCCGACTTACGACGAAGTTCGCACGGAACCAACCGTGCTGCCCAGTCGGTTTCCGAACCTGCTGGTTAACGGATCGGGTGGTATCGCCGTTGGGATGGCAACCAGTATCCCGCCGCATAATCCGGGCGAGGTCTGCGAAGCGTTGATCCGGTTGATCGACAATCCGGACATGACGATCGCCGAAATCATGACCGTCATGCCCGGCCCCGATTTCCCGACCGGCGGGATCATCTGTGGTCGCTCCGGTATCATCCGCGGCTACACCACCGGTCGAAGCACGATCCAGGTTCGGGCTCGTTGCAAGATCGAGGAAATGAAGGGGAACCGGTTCCGCATTGTGGTTTCGGAAATCCCGTACCAGCAAGCTCGTGACCGAGTGATTGAAAAGATCGCGGCACTGGTTAACGATGATCGAATCAAAGGGATTTCGGCGATTCGCGACGAAAGCGATCTGAAAGAACCGGTTCGGTTGGTCATCGAATTGAAACGGGATGCCGATCCAGATGTCGTTCTCAATCAGCTGTATCAGTTCTCGCCACTACAAGATTCGTTCTCGGTCATCTTGTTGGCTTTGGTCGACGGAAAGCCAAGAGAGCTAACCGTCAAAGAAATGTTGCAGGAATTCCTGCGGCATCGTTTGGTGGTCATTCGCCGCCGTACTCAGTTCTTGCTGAATCGGGCTCGACGCCGAAAACATACGGTCGAAGGCCTGTTGTTGGCGTTGGCCAACATCGACGAAATCATCAAAACCATTCGAACAAGCCGTACCCAGCCGGAAGCAAAAAAACGGCTGATGCAGATCGAATGCCCGGCCGCTCTGATGCAGCGAGCCATCGGCGATAAGGGGTTTGAGCAGTTTGTCGAGGAGCGTGGTGCAGCCGATTCGTACACGCTGACAAGTGTTCAAACCGATGCGATCCTGCGGATGACGCTGGGGCAATTGGTCAACCTGGAACAAGAGAAACTTGGCGGCGAACATGCTCAGCTGTTGGAAGAGATCCTGGAATACCTGGATATCTTGGGCAGCCAAGAACGTATCTATGGAATCATCAAGGACGACTTGATCGAAATGCAGCGTCGGTTTGGTGATAAACGCCGTACCGAAATTAGCACCGAAGAACTCGGTAATATCGATCTTGAAGATCTGATCACCGAAGAAACGATGGTCGTTTCCATCAGTCACCGCGGCTATATCAAGCGGACCCCCGCCACCACCTATCGAGCTCAGCGCCGAGGCGGAAAAGGACTCAAGGGGGCCAAGACCGAAGACGAAGATCCGATCGAACATCTGTTTGTCGCCAGTACCCACGCCTACCTGTTGTTCTTTACGACCACCGGGAAGGTTCGCTGGCAGAAGGTCTATGACCTGCCACAGTTGTCTCGTGAAAGCCGCGGCCGAGCGATCGTCAATCTGTTGAATCTGGAAGAGAACGAGCAGATCGCGGAATGCTTGGCGATCCGCGATTTCGATCAGCCCGGCCACTTCATCATGATGGCCACCCGCGAAGGGTTGGTTAAAAAGACCAGCTTGGAAAGCTACAGCCGTCCGAAACGTGGCGGGATTATCGCGATTAAGCTGCGTGAAGATGACAGTTTGGTCGACGCAGCCGTTGTCGGTCCCGAAACCGAAGTGGTGTTGGTCACCAAGTCGGGGATGGCGATCCGCTTCGCAGAAAGTGATGCTCGATCGATGGGGCGAAATACCTCCGGCGTGAAGGGCATCAATCTAGGCAAGGATGACGAAATCGTCGGAATGGTCGTCGCCGATCCCGATGCAACGTTGCTGACCGTCTGCGAGAAAGGTTACGGCAAACGGACGCCGTTTGGACCAAACGCCGCTGCGGATAGCGATGAAGAAAACGAAGAAGAAACCTCTGGATCGGCTCGCTATCGCACCCAACGCCGTGGTGGCAAAGGGTTGCGAGACATTCGCACCAGCGAGCGGAACGGGAATGTTGTCGATATCGTGCGGGTCACCGACGATGACGAGATTCTGATGATGACTGCCAAAGGCAAGATTCAGCGGGTCGCCGCTCGTGAAATCAGTGTGATCGGTCGAAACACTCAAGGGGTTCGGATCATGAACCTCGGCGACGATGACACCCTGATCGCCGTCGTTCGAGTCCCGGCAGAAGAGAAGGAAGAAGAAGGAGCCACACCTGAAGGTGTAACGCCGGAAGGGACTGCTTCGGAAACGGGCGATGTTAAAGCTGCCGATTCCGACGCTGCGACCGAGCAAGCTCCCGCTCCGGAAGATTCGCCAGAGGATGATTCGGAATCGACCGAAGAGTAA
- a CDS encoding polyphosphate kinase 2 family protein, with product MDFDFVNQHIVSTKKRVQLEAIDSKVMGPFRDKEEGTLFTSHAIEELRNLQYRLFVEGKQSLLIVLQAPDAAGKDGLIRKVLGQMNPQGCRTYPFKVPTAIERSHDFLWRIHRATPATGMISIFNRSHYEDVLVVRVEDLVPKELWSQRYEMINQFEALLAHRGTRILKFYLHISPEEQLERFKERLDLPEKHWKLNPGDYEARKRWPDYRKAYEDVFDKCNKKHAPWFVIPSDRKWYRNAAVAAIVRDTMRDMDPSMPPIDVDLTEIRRLYEQAAGE from the coding sequence ATGGATTTTGATTTCGTCAATCAGCATATTGTCTCCACCAAAAAACGCGTCCAATTGGAAGCGATCGACAGCAAGGTGATGGGCCCTTTTCGCGACAAGGAAGAGGGAACCTTATTTACCAGTCACGCCATCGAAGAGCTTCGCAATTTGCAGTACCGTCTGTTTGTCGAGGGAAAACAATCGTTATTGATCGTCTTGCAAGCTCCCGACGCGGCAGGCAAAGACGGCCTGATCCGCAAAGTCCTGGGACAGATGAATCCGCAAGGCTGCCGCACGTATCCATTTAAAGTCCCCACCGCGATCGAACGCTCGCATGATTTTTTATGGAGGATCCACCGGGCAACGCCCGCCACCGGAATGATCTCCATTTTTAATCGTTCGCACTATGAAGACGTCCTGGTGGTCCGCGTCGAAGATCTGGTTCCGAAAGAGCTCTGGTCCCAGCGTTACGAGATGATCAATCAATTCGAAGCGTTGCTCGCTCACCGCGGAACTCGAATCCTAAAGTTCTATTTACACATCAGCCCGGAAGAACAACTGGAACGTTTTAAAGAAAGGTTGGACCTTCCGGAAAAGCACTGGAAACTAAACCCGGGCGATTATGAAGCTCGGAAAAGATGGCCTGACTACCGCAAAGCCTACGAAGACGTTTTTGACAAATGCAATAAAAAGCATGCCCCTTGGTTCGTGATCCCATCCGATCGAAAATGGTACCGCAATGCGGCTGTGGCGGCGATCGTCCGCGATACGATGCGCGACATGGACCCCAGCATGCCACCGATCGATGTCGACCTGACGGAAATCCGTCGGCTGTACGAGCAAGCCGCTGGCGAATAA
- a CDS encoding class I SAM-dependent methyltransferase — MASLPPPSDPFQEAYQRESPAYGRTPSPELASFLEQCRPQGKAIDLGAGAGRDTLEMARCGLHVTAVDRSETGLQRIEQRAKEEHLSKWIDTLALDVRELQLAPATYGFIAATTVLDHIPLQAAKELWEHMIQSLVDTGALYVEVHTTDDPGSPTGRGPQRTEPVSETAVHVINHFAPNQLLQWAVETEGLHVLRYEERTEWDYTHGPEHLHAKAVLLASRTPEILNWYGHPAAFPKRTAPQN; from the coding sequence GTGGCTTCCTTGCCCCCCCCTAGCGATCCTTTTCAAGAAGCCTATCAACGCGAATCCCCCGCGTATGGGCGAACTCCGTCGCCTGAATTAGCCTCTTTCCTGGAACAATGCCGCCCCCAGGGCAAAGCCATCGATCTAGGGGCCGGGGCAGGACGGGACACCCTTGAAATGGCACGATGCGGATTGCACGTGACCGCGGTCGACCGCTCGGAAACCGGGTTGCAGCGGATCGAACAGCGCGCCAAAGAAGAGCACCTTTCCAAGTGGATCGACACACTGGCGCTGGATGTTCGGGAATTGCAGTTAGCTCCGGCGACATACGGTTTTATCGCAGCCACGACGGTTCTAGACCATATTCCCCTACAGGCTGCAAAAGAGCTTTGGGAGCATATGATTCAGTCGCTAGTGGATACGGGTGCGTTGTATGTCGAAGTCCATACGACCGACGACCCCGGTTCCCCAACCGGACGAGGCCCACAGCGGACCGAACCGGTCAGCGAAACCGCGGTCCACGTGATCAACCATTTCGCCCCCAATCAATTACTGCAGTGGGCCGTGGAAACCGAAGGGCTGCATGTCCTGCGATACGAAGAGCGGACCGAATGGGATTACACTCATGGGCCTGAACATCTCCACGCAAAGGCCGTCTTACTAGCAAGCCGGACGCCAGAGATCCTCAACTGGTACGGTCATCCGGCAGCCTTTCCCAAACGTACCGCTCCGCAAAATTGA